Genomic segment of Benincasa hispida cultivar B227 chromosome 1, ASM972705v1, whole genome shotgun sequence:
gtttctttgcactttaaaaagaaaattttcactatataaattgaaattgagttgttaaatcttaattcaatatatgaaagtaattaaattagattttacttatttacattttgcttctttttaggacaaaattttaaataagtgaccagattaatttgaacaaacccaacccaaatatttcatggttgggttgggttaggttcattttttaataagagttatttgagttgaagaaatttaccaCTCGAACAATTAAGTTAGATttgaaaagtctttcaacccaatccATGAACATCCCTAGTTTgagtatagattattttagttttggttataataatatgtgtttgaggtgtaaactattttaatttgagaagaaaatagtaaacttTGTAgcaaagaattttaaaaaaatgatgaatgtaaaataataaatattgtagaaaatagtaaatacggTAGCAAATGAGAGTTTTTAAATTGTATTGGCTAGCTAATAAGgaaatacaaaatagtatttactatataGCAAGacgtggttattatagtcttaggataATTGTCCCAAACATACATCGAAGAATTGATAAAGTATGAAATTAATATTGGGAGGACCAAATAATGAGTAAAGTTCACAATTCCTACTTGCAATGGTGTGAGCTCTTGTTTTAGTGAATGTgaccaaaattcaaaatataaaaaaagaaaatcttatTGAAATGTGACGTGGCATTCCAGGTAGGAAGTTCTATCTATGATGTGCTTCGTCTCCGATCGCAGCTTCTGATTCTTTTGCTCTCTGTTCCAAATTCCGGCGATGCAGTGACAGTGATTCCCCAATCTCCAAAATGATCGTCAATGTCAAATCCGACGTATATCCTTCTACtgcttcttctttctcttccgTTCGATCTTACGCGCCAATACGGTTCCCTCCGTCTCCATCTGCCATTCGTTTTCACGGTTCTGAAACTTCACGGCGGCTCCAGGTCCTCGCCAGGGTTGTCAAGCGGAGTCCTAAGCGCCTCAAATACTCGGCTCCACGATTCACCAAGGTCCTCTTCTTGCTAAGTACTCCTGTTTTTTCCAGCTTGATTATGCCCTCGTTCCTGCTTATTCTACATGAAACCGTTATCGCTGTAGCTCAGGATAACAAATCTAGTGGAGGAGGTAGAATTGGGTAAGGTGAATTTAGCATTTCGGCCGTTGTCGTCGCttatttgttcattttttacAGTCTAGATTGATAATTAGTGAATTGAGCAGGAGATTGCGGGGAGTATATAAAGGATTATAGACTGTTGGAAACACTAGTGATTTTGCCTACTATTGACAGataaatctttttttcttctgCGCGTGTGCTTTGTGTGTTTCTTGTTGGGAGAAGGCGATATATGAACACTAGTCTACTTCCACCGTGATCATATTGCAGTTTGGGATgttttattgctattttttgtTTGGCGTTAATTCGGTAGGGAATGAATTTGGAAATTAACGAAGTTATTAGACTTGTGTTATTgatatgtttaaaatttatatgtTCTTTACCAGGAAGGGAGCTTGCTATATGTCAAAGCTGAATCAGGAGAGGACGGCTGGAAACTAGAACCTATTGTTAATCTTCTTAAAGAGGGTGCTGTAGGGGTTATTCCTACGGATACAGTGTATTCCTCTCTTACTTCATTTGACTCTCACCTTTTGAGATTTCTTTATTGTTATCTAGCTGACTCTTAAGTTGAAATTGGACACTAGAACTAGTAAATTTGTTCATGGTTAGTAAGAatcatattttcattttctgtATCATGCCACCCAGAATTTAGGTTGTATTAGCTCTGTTGGGAACAAGCCTCAAACTTCTGCGATGAATTTTTGGTTTTCCAGAAGTATACTCTTCTTGgaatattattattaagaatCACATCTTCTGCTTGATGGATGAGAGTTCTCCAGGAGATGTAGAAGGTTCAATTTTGTGAGTTTAAATTTACATTGACAAGGAAAGCAACAGGAAAATAAATTCTCATTCGCACTTTAATTACTATGCTTTTGGCGGATCATGAGTATTGATTTCACAGTctcttccttttatttttaacgGGTGTGTATGCTTATATTTTTCAAGGTATGGAATAGTTTGTGATTTGAAGAACCCCTCAGCCATTGAACGAATACGAAGGTTGAAGTTAATTTGTTCTGCTAGAAGATGTATTTGGTTAGTTACTTCAGCTTCTCTCCCCTGCTGTTAAAGTTTCTTGTGTTGTTTAATGCAGGATCAAGAATATTGAGCCTTCAAAGGTATAGTTATTCTTTACAATCTCTTTTTGTGCTTTACGATAATGCTCATATGGCCCTTCAAACTGTTGAACTACAATGTCAAATGCACATAATTAAGATACTGAACAAAGATGATTTATTCCACTTATTATCATTCATGTGTCTTTCTACAACCTaccttttcatttttccattatGCTTCTTAATTTTTACTTGTAATTAACTACGCAGCCTCTGAGCATTTTGTGCCACTCCTTCCGGGACATTGACAAATATACTACAGGGTTTCCTCGTGGTGATGGCCAAGGCCATTCAAATATATTTCGCATGGTTAAGCATTGCCTACCTGGACCAGTGAGTGGTTCTGCTAACCCTGCTTTGCGATGATAACTCTATATTCTCCCTCCAGGTTACATGGTGTCCCGAATGAGCTCTCTAGTGCCTGTAGCTTCCATAATCACGtggatttgaaaattttttttcGGTTGTCCTACGGATATCTTGATATATTATAGTTCGTTGTGAAATTCTCAATGTAAATTGAACTTTTTAACTAGAGGAATTGATTTTTGAGAGAGTTTTTGTGTAACAGTATACCTTCATCCTGACTGCAAGCAAAGAGCTGCCCAAACACTGTATAAGGTATGGCACGACCACTGCAAAATATGCATCAAGGAAGAATGTTGGTGTGCGCATTCCTGATGATGCAATTTGTCAAGCAATACTGGAAAAGATGGATGCCCCATTGATATCCACAAGGTTAGTACAATTAATAGTCTTCTAATTCTCTCTCGCCCTCAACACATCTCTTGATTTGCTTAGAGAACTGAAAGACTTTATTGACTGATCATCTATTTTTCATGCGACAATTCCCCTATGAGGCAGAGTTTTTAATTTGGTGTAATTGAAGATCATTGTTTTAACAATATTCTCTTCACTCTACCCATCCATTTCTGGCTTGATCACTGGAAGGAGGAGACTGTTTGTATTAATTGATTTAAGATTGCTTCAAATTATCAAATTCTTAAGATATTGAAAGGTAAATAAGTATTTCAGAAGTGATGGTCTGTTCAAACTATACGTTTACCCTTCTTTCAGTGTCAAAAACCTGAAGGAAAACGAGTGGTTGCTCGATCCAGTTGTCATAGCTGATATCTACGGGGAGGAGGTATGAATAAAACTTACAGAGGCTGAGTGATTGTCTATGCTAATATCTTTAGTTATACCATTTCCCCCCCTGAAATCGGGTTGTTTGCTTCAAATAGGGTCTGGATTTTGTGGTGGATGGTGGAGTTAGAGTGGCAGATCCATCCACTGTAGTAGATATGACCATCACTCCTCCAAAGATTTTGCGGCAAGGGAAGGTGATTAATTAGCCATTTCATTTTTAGTATAATACGCCCTAAATTACAATTAACTCACCTCATCTCTTGCTATCTGATAACGTATCGAGCAGTATGGTAATGAATAGTACTGTCATTCAgtcaaaaacaacattttctgTTAAATCCAAATGAAACAAAATCTGAAGTTGATCATTCATTTCTTTACTGTCTTGATCCCATGATCAATCCTCATGAAATGGAAAGAGTACCATAGTTTCAAGTTCTGTTGGATGATGAATCCTTTTTCATTGTCTTCCCACTTTTTGCTTGAATGATTTGCAACATCCAGGGAGCTAGACTGCCATGGATGGTAGCTGAAGGTGATGATGAACCGACCGTAGGTGAAGATATCCGCATCCGACCTGCCATTTTGTAGATAATCCACTGAATATATCGCATGGAAGATATGATCCAGTTCCAGTTAACAAACAAATGAGCTGGAGTTTGTACAGTGTTTGTTCTTGTGATATAAACAATAGGAAGGTATAGAGGAAACTAGAAGGGGGTTCCTTgcctttcaaaattaaagaccAAATGTGGCTATACTGGTTTTTTCTCAACTTGAAATTAGAATTAGAATCTCTTTTACCTATGTAACTCATCATATGCAAATGCAATCCTCATTCTAAATTCTCTCTTAGAAGAACAGAAGAATTTGCATTCTTATTTCTCATTGAACTTTCTTCCACGTTCTATTTCATTTTggggaaaattttaaaatttacccGTAAACACGACACGTTATGTTGTATCAATTTTCACTCTAAATTTTCGATTTCATCAAATGGGATCTTAGATTTTGATGTTGCAATCTCTTTCCTCGATTTTGATTTTTGCTAGTTCACTGATTTTAATAGAAAGTAATGTAATAATCTAAGTAAACTCACTGATTTTAGTAATATCAACTTTAAATTTGATTAGTTTACAAATTAACTATTGAATAACTTTGACACAACCCTCTCAAATTCTTTAATCTTATCAATTGTATACACATTGCATTATAGTTCATTGAAAGtatttaagaatatatatattttaaatgacattagtgttgggattgataccctaaattttgtaggatcctatagtttgtaaacacatgtatgaacactttgtgatttataatatatgatattttattcactttagtctatgaaatatgagatattttaattgcattgaccacaaactaataaactaagatccatggttatcgttgtaacttaagcatatattatatatgtagagacatacaagtagatcgtgctttaagtaatagcctaaatgatctgtagtatatagataaaggagggataccttatccctGTGACATTACAAGtgtgacccattttgtaggtgttacaaatgttgtaaagtgctataaataatatgattctgatcattcatgtattagatatgcgaatcgggatactctatacaaaagagtttgtataagaccagaccacgaaatgtttagtataacgctgttcataattgagactttcatttccaTAGgcaacatgactttaatcctaagtgagttgtgaactcctgtctatgagggcagtcatttgatttgcatgggtgagagtggccagatcgccgacttaacaaacctaccattttggggattcgtctgattggggagttgagaacttagctacacaagatggaattcactcattccctgatgtaggggtaagtagataaattgattatggggcttaaacaatgtggcgccacaccttctcttggtccgaagagggtttagtcatagtgagactatgatctattgttcattagaggaatcagtggtacttaagaagttagatgtaactacaggggcaaaatggtaaattggcctaactgtacttacgagcgatttatgaagggtcatcgtactgttgattggttatatccaatggacacagaaatatatatgtagtgagtgcagctgtcagtctttagtggagtgcccgacagttaacggatggtggatatcgtgattaaagagtttagttagttattcacataccgttggaacttcaaactataggtccataaggtccccttagtagctcaatggattcaagttgagaatcaatttttggttagtttgatttttgggttagtttgaattgttcaaattaacaaaagggaatttgattataaatgatataattgttttgatgtatttgatacattattatttgattggaggaattaatataaatatgatttatattaaatgccataaaaagagaaaaagaactatgatttatatgttgcatatgatgcaatataaaaactataagttataaatataatatgataagttagttattgtatttatttataaactattaattatgagataattaattttcttgttcttcaataactaccttagtgggtggttttagACGGTTTTGTGgctaactgtgagataaaaataaatttaatttaaaaaaattctcaagACAACGAAAAAGCAGTATCAGATTACTAATCGAGAGACTAAAACGATCACATCGAGTTTACAATACGATAGTAATCTTTTTTAAACGATCGAGCATCGAGTCTATACGATGGACttccttcttctacacgatagtGCTgtttgatactcgatcgtttccTCCTTCACTTCAtccttccctctatccaaaatcatacagagcccacaactcctggattcttacaccgagaataccaaggtaatcttgtggtggtgtctagtTCTGTTAGAAGaacgaggatcgagttttactcgctGGTGATCGAGGAAGTTCCAGTTGCTCGTTGCGTTCGTGCTGTTCGACACGTTGATGACTGATCGACGAAAATACGTgaaaaaagagttcttcaaaggtattgtcttcTCGATCCCctgtatttaatttaagaagcatgctgtagtttatctttaatgcataatcgtttctatatgattgtaaatgtttatgttatTTCATAATGGAGTTTgaaacgatccgcttccgctcacaAGTAATCTAATTTTAGAGTTCTTTCAATTAGAATATGGAAGTTTAAGGTTAATATGCAAGGCTAATTTTAGCATACTTCCACATTTATCAAAACTAGTTGATTGCTACTAAAtgtaataaattttgaaaatataattttttctaatAGAAGTTTATATGTGATTTTCGGTAAGGAGGGATGATATGTAAATAAATTTTTACCTTTCTAAGACAACTTGACCAATTCATCACTTAATAATCAATTCACATTTTTACCAAAGCGAACTTAACTTAGTAGTATTGACATGTCATCTATTACAAGAGGTTAGAGGTACAATCCCCACCTCGAACTtgtgttgtactaaaaaaactaattatcaATCGTTTTGTTAATTTTTGGTTAATCGACATCGATTTTGGTCCATTTGAacgttttttttattgtttttttttatttttaatttttcacttGCATCCCTATAAGCATTGGGATAAcactaatattaaaaaaaaataaaataaaaagaaaaaaaagaagagagaaataaataaaatgacgTTGGAATGCAAAAATAATTccatatccttttttttttttttttttttttttttttttttttattatcctCTCTAATATCAATAGGATAAATAGTCTGCCAAAACATAGAAACAGTCATTAGGTATACTGTATACATTATCAAAGATATGATTTCATCAAGGAAATCTATGCAGATTATAACTTATAAGTTACACATTTTGAATATCATATTATGTGCATCAATTATACTAActataatgttttattttgatttgtaGCCacctgttttcaaattttgatttaaaccaaataaatttatttaaataaaacaaaaaatttactgtaattgtaatattaatttgaaatatgtattaattcattattttgttATCATTAATTTCGAAtatgcattttttaaaaaaagaaaaaaaaatcttcgaACTTTTATTCTAATATTGCTAACACAATTCAAACCGAAGAGGAGATATGGgtagattttaaattatttaaaattatgactTTTCTCAAACCAATTTTATGTTGAGATTCATCtcaataaaaagtaaataaaatcctaaaaaacttACAAAAATATATGTAATCAAATATCCTAATCAAGTCTTAATTTAGACTCAAATCTTAATCTGATTTGataaatctcaaaaaaaaaaaaaaaaaaaggtcgaaATGGAAAATCACGTTTTCTACGTAATGATGAATCTAATCGAtagattaattttgaaattaatatttttttaatctttattatttaattcatctaatataactatataCCCACCAGATAAAATaggaagaaggagaaaagtTTAGGTCcctttggtaaccatttggtttttagtttttgttttttaaaattaaacctattttatccacatttcttaccgtgatttgcatctttcttaactaCAATAATTGGCATTCTCAGTCAAATTCttgaaacaaaaacaattttttgaaagctatttttttagttctcaaaatttggcttggtttttttaaaccggtgaaaagtagataacaaaagaagaaatgtggGTGGAAGTAGTGTacatatacttaattttttaaaacaaaaacaaaaaataaaatggttatcaaatgagatCTTAACCTTTTAGATAGTGTATAGATTTGGAGTGCACTtccatgaaaattaaaaatgttgGTACATTTTCACAAGTTTATGAgtaaaaaattttcaagttaTAATAATACCTTTAATCGCATAAATATTCTAAAATtactattgaaatagaaatctattagaatgatgtgatagtcatcgAGAATTAATAATTGTGAAATGTTGTGGTAGTAACTAGAATATAAATTAGGACAAAAGGTCACCGCAACATTCATTTCAAGGCTCAATTTCTATAGAATTCCAATGGATTTTCactttgaaaataattttgaaatatttatataaaataaacaatttaaggGTAATATAGCAACCTTGaaagaatatgtttatttttttaaataaaacacaaAGTTAAGCACTTGAAGctttaaaatagtaaaaatggtAGTCATAATCTTTCAAATGTAGAAGtaaaccaataaaaaaaataatttttttttggaaaaaaataccCTTTTGATTCATGAGTATTAAAAAATGTGTGCATTTTGGTCTTTAAGGTTTCAAATTGGTCTTTTTAGcccatgaatttttaaaaatgtatgcATTTTGGTCTTTGGGGTAGCTTAGTAAATtggtatttacttgacaaacTCCGTTCTGTGAGATTCTTTTTCcaagagaaatctcaaaacaatttttgccaaaactttttcaaaacttactaaaattaggaaaacaattttccttaccatgaaccaccaataacctcccactcaattggttattagagaaaaagatttaattatccaataattaatattattataaatataaatgataaccaacttattatactatatttataacttatagttttaatatttctaaatctcatttatattaatcatccactagatg
This window contains:
- the LOC120070172 gene encoding uncharacterized protein YciO, giving the protein MIVNVKSDVYPSTASSFSSVRSYAPIRFPPSPSAIRFHGSETSRRLQVLARVVKRSPKRLKYSAPRFTKEGSLLYVKAESGEDGWKLEPIVNLLKEGAVGVIPTDTVYGIVCDLKNPSAIERIRRIKNIEPSKPLSILCHSFRDIDKYTTGFPRGDGQGHSNIFRMVKHCLPGPYTFILTASKELPKHCIRYGTTTAKYASRKNVGVRIPDDAICQAILEKMDAPLISTSVKNLKENEWLLDPVVIADIYGEEGLDFVVDGGVRVADPSTVVDMTITPPKILRQGKGARLPWMVAEGDDEPTVGEDIRIRPAIL